One window of Nocardioides dongkuii genomic DNA carries:
- a CDS encoding response regulator transcription factor gives MTAAHSLEHAADRSRRAPANRPTALVVEDAEEFVRISARILEREGFEVHIAKSGERAIDIARVHDYDLLLLDVALPGMDGFEVVRQLRTFSDAYVLIVTAHDTEVEKVIGFRLGADDYVTKPYSPAELAARIGAVRRRPRAPRASEVRTACGIVLDVAAREVSIGGHPLPLTRIEFDLLRALAGAPRRVFARRELLEDVWGHAHGDLRVVDVHIGNLRRKLRKAPGAPDPIVTVRGIGYRLESGD, from the coding sequence ATGACCGCCGCGCACTCCCTCGAGCATGCCGCCGACCGGTCCCGTCGCGCGCCCGCCAACCGGCCGACGGCCCTCGTCGTCGAGGACGCCGAGGAGTTCGTCCGGATCTCGGCGCGGATCCTGGAGCGGGAGGGGTTCGAGGTGCACATCGCGAAGTCGGGGGAGCGGGCGATCGACATCGCCCGGGTGCACGACTACGACCTCCTGCTCCTCGACGTGGCGCTGCCCGGCATGGACGGCTTCGAGGTCGTCCGCCAGCTGCGGACCTTCAGCGACGCCTACGTGCTGATCGTGACCGCCCACGACACCGAGGTCGAGAAGGTGATCGGCTTCCGGCTCGGGGCCGACGACTACGTCACCAAGCCGTACTCCCCGGCCGAGCTGGCCGCCCGGATCGGCGCCGTGCGCCGCCGTCCGCGCGCCCCGCGCGCCTCGGAGGTGCGGACCGCCTGCGGGATCGTCCTCGACGTCGCCGCCCGCGAGGTCAGCATCGGCGGCCACCCGCTGCCGCTGACCCGGATCGAGTTCGACCTGCTCCGGGCGCTGGCCGGCGCGCCCCGCCGGGTCTTCGCCCGCCGCGAGCTGCTCGAGGACGTCTGGGGCCACGCGCACGGCGACCTGCGGGTCGTCGACGTGCACATCGGCAACCTGCGCCGCAAGCTGCGCAAGGCCCCCGGCGCGCCCGACCCGATCGTCACCGTCCGGGGCATCGGCTACCGCCTCGAGTCCGGCGACTAG
- a CDS encoding PAS domain-containing hybrid sensor histidine kinase/response regulator, whose protein sequence is MSDLMPGVPLVAALVAGVLVVVLLRQRERAVRELRAVNDELSFYSRVVRATDSALIATDPEGRIVWANKAFERSSGWLLADVRGRDAMEFLDGPATDPDTVRHLHACMAGEEHVRVELALYAADGRESWVALGASPVHGSGGAVEGYFAVLTDLTERHEVAQLHEAARRTAELAAEEQAAFLATMSHEIRTPLNAVLGLTDLLLRTDLDEDQRDFVRTAHHSGGHLLALLNDVLDYSALESGRISYADEPFSVRGLLDETVARFAPVAARRGVALRLVCADDLPDSLRGDTSRWRQVLVNVVGNAVKFTEAGSVELRCDAEDLGDGRTELRVTVTDTGIGIPDDRIPALFSSFARGDASTTREHGGTGLGLAISRGLVEAMGGTIALTSEVGRGTRVEVRIAHERSVLAPSVLDEPLDLPEVDGLSVLVVEDDPVNRKVVTRMLDRLGIVPTVAVNGHQAVDATRATAYDVVLMDIEMPLMDGLTAARLIRAADGGAGPGRRPWLVALTANALGGDRERFLDAGLDDYLSKPVALDALGAALARVPERQPT, encoded by the coding sequence GTGTCCGACCTGATGCCCGGCGTGCCGCTCGTCGCCGCGCTGGTGGCGGGCGTCCTGGTCGTCGTCCTGCTCCGCCAGCGTGAGCGCGCGGTGCGCGAGCTCCGGGCGGTGAACGACGAGCTGTCGTTCTACTCCCGCGTGGTGCGCGCGACCGACAGCGCGCTGATCGCGACCGACCCCGAGGGCCGGATCGTCTGGGCCAACAAGGCCTTCGAGCGGTCCTCCGGCTGGCTGCTGGCTGACGTGCGGGGCCGCGACGCCATGGAGTTCCTCGACGGCCCCGCGACCGACCCGGACACCGTCCGCCACCTGCACGCCTGCATGGCGGGCGAGGAGCACGTCCGGGTCGAGCTGGCGCTGTACGCCGCCGACGGGCGCGAGTCCTGGGTGGCGCTCGGCGCCTCGCCGGTGCACGGCTCCGGGGGCGCCGTCGAGGGCTACTTCGCGGTGCTCACCGACCTGACCGAGCGGCACGAGGTGGCCCAGCTGCACGAGGCGGCCCGGCGCACCGCCGAGCTGGCCGCGGAGGAGCAGGCCGCCTTCCTGGCCACGATGAGCCACGAGATCCGGACGCCGCTCAACGCGGTGCTGGGGCTCACCGACCTGCTCCTGCGCACCGACCTCGACGAGGACCAGCGCGACTTCGTCCGGACCGCGCACCACAGCGGCGGCCACCTGCTCGCGCTCCTCAACGACGTCCTGGACTACTCCGCGCTCGAGTCGGGCCGGATCTCCTACGCCGACGAGCCGTTCTCGGTGCGCGGGCTCCTCGACGAGACGGTCGCGAGGTTCGCCCCGGTCGCGGCCCGCCGGGGTGTCGCCCTGCGGCTGGTCTGCGCCGACGACCTCCCCGACTCGCTCCGCGGCGACACCTCCCGGTGGCGCCAGGTGCTCGTCAACGTCGTCGGCAACGCCGTGAAGTTCACCGAGGCGGGCTCGGTCGAGCTGCGCTGCGACGCCGAGGACCTCGGCGACGGCCGCACCGAGCTGCGGGTCACGGTCACCGACACCGGCATCGGCATCCCCGACGACCGGATCCCGGCGCTGTTCTCGTCCTTTGCGCGCGGGGACGCCTCAACCACGCGCGAGCACGGCGGCACCGGGCTCGGGCTGGCGATCTCCCGCGGCCTGGTCGAGGCCATGGGCGGCACGATCGCGCTGACCTCCGAGGTCGGCCGCGGCACGCGGGTCGAGGTGCGGATCGCCCACGAGCGCTCCGTCCTCGCGCCGTCGGTCCTCGACGAGCCCCTGGACCTCCCCGAGGTGGACGGGCTCAGCGTCCTCGTGGTCGAGGACGACCCGGTCAACCGCAAGGTGGTGACCCGGATGCTCGACCGGCTCGGCATCGTGCCGACCGTCGCGGTCAACGGGCACCAGGCCGTCGACGCGACCCGCGCCACGGCGTACGACGTCGTGCTCATGGACATCGAGATGCCGCTGATGGACGGGCTGACCGCGGCCCGCCTGATCCGCGCCGCCGACGGCGGCGCCGGGCCGGGACGGCGGCCCTGGCTCGTCGCGCTCACCGCCAACGCGCTCGGCGGGGACCGCGAGCGGTTCCTCGACGCGGGCCTGGACGACTACCTCAGCAAGCCGGTCGCGCTCGACGCGCTGGGCGCCGCCCTGGCCCGGGTGCCGGAGCGTCAGCCGACCTGA
- a CDS encoding NADase-type glycan-binding domain-containing protein: MNDENPDDWRTGTAERPAVRPPPPPPPPPFPPAPSSARFPLYADEAVPPPAPTPAPTPAATPPAHRHRRGGRPGLVVALATGAVLLAVALGGGVLLLADDDGDDDEGSERRTPPSTSSAQELQRTEQPTAPATPARPEKPQKPAKTKEPRQQPEDVAPLASADVPATAPESTDLDGGTTRYTADRMLDGDPTTAWRMPGDGTGSEITFTLPEPTRLRSVGLVNGYAKTATGAGDGVLDWYSGNRRVLAVEWVLDDGTTVPQELAEGRALQTVRVGGATTSTVVLRLLEVSTPGTGPARRDFTAVSEVTLVGTPAQVG; encoded by the coding sequence ATGAACGACGAGAACCCGGACGACTGGCGCACCGGCACCGCCGAGCGCCCCGCCGTACGCCCGCCGCCCCCGCCGCCCCCGCCGCCGTTCCCGCCGGCGCCGTCGTCCGCGCGGTTCCCGCTGTACGCCGACGAGGCTGTGCCCCCGCCCGCACCGACTCCGGCACCCACCCCTGCCGCCACCCCGCCCGCGCACCGGCACCGGCGGGGCGGGCGCCCGGGCCTGGTGGTCGCGCTCGCGACCGGCGCGGTGCTGCTCGCGGTCGCGCTCGGCGGCGGCGTCCTGCTGCTGGCGGACGACGACGGCGACGACGACGAGGGCAGCGAGCGGCGGACCCCGCCCTCGACCTCGTCGGCGCAGGAGCTGCAGCGGACCGAGCAGCCCACGGCACCCGCGACGCCCGCGCGGCCGGAGAAGCCCCAGAAGCCGGCGAAGACCAAGGAGCCGAGGCAGCAGCCCGAGGACGTCGCCCCGCTCGCGAGCGCCGACGTGCCGGCGACCGCACCGGAGAGCACCGACCTGGACGGCGGCACGACCCGCTACACCGCGGACCGGATGCTCGACGGCGACCCCACCACCGCCTGGCGGATGCCGGGCGACGGCACCGGCAGCGAGATCACCTTCACGCTCCCCGAGCCGACCCGGCTGCGGTCGGTCGGCCTGGTCAACGGCTACGCCAAGACCGCGACGGGCGCGGGTGACGGGGTGCTCGACTGGTACTCCGGGAACCGCCGCGTGCTGGCCGTCGAGTGGGTGCTCGACGACGGCACCACCGTGCCGCAGGAGCTGGCGGAGGGCCGGGCGCTGCAGACCGTGCGGGTCGGCGGGGCCACGACCTCGACGGTGGTGCTCCGCCTGCTGGAGGTGAGCACCCCCGGGACCGGTCCGGCGCGGCGCGACTTCACCGCCGTCAGCGAGGTCACCCTGGTCGGGACCCCGGCTCAGGTCGGCTGA
- the aroF gene encoding 3-deoxy-7-phosphoheptulonate synthase, whose protein sequence is MVVVMSPDATDEDIANVVARVEGVGGEAFVSQGVVRTIIGLVGDIDSFHHLNLRTLRGVADVHRISDPYKLVSRQHHPVRSTVWVGPAGHRVPIGPDTFTLLAGPCAVETAEQTLESARMARSAGATILRGGVFTSRTSPYAFQGLGLAGLEILVSVGKATGMPIVTEVVDPRDVAVVAEHADMLQVSTRDMTSVGLLQGVGDAGKPVLLERGTTATIEEWLMAAEYVAQRGNLDVVLCERGVRTFETATRTTLDLSAVPVVQATSHLPVIVDPSHATGRKDLVVPLSRAAIAVGADGIIVDVHPDPETALCDGAQALPGTELRELAQAVRRLPPMLGRADASTLVRSS, encoded by the coding sequence ATGGTCGTGGTCATGTCCCCCGACGCCACCGACGAGGACATCGCGAACGTCGTCGCCCGCGTCGAGGGCGTGGGCGGGGAGGCCTTCGTCTCCCAGGGCGTCGTCCGCACGATCATCGGGCTGGTGGGCGACATCGACTCCTTCCACCACCTCAACCTGCGGACCCTGCGCGGCGTGGCCGACGTGCACCGCATCTCCGACCCGTACAAGCTCGTCAGCCGCCAGCACCACCCGGTCCGCTCGACGGTGTGGGTGGGCCCGGCGGGCCACCGGGTGCCGATCGGCCCCGACACCTTCACGCTCCTGGCCGGCCCGTGCGCGGTGGAGACCGCGGAGCAGACGCTCGAGTCGGCCCGGATGGCGCGGTCGGCCGGCGCGACCATCCTGCGCGGCGGCGTGTTCACGTCGCGCACCTCGCCGTACGCCTTCCAGGGGCTGGGCCTGGCCGGGCTGGAGATCCTCGTCAGCGTCGGGAAGGCGACCGGGATGCCGATCGTGACGGAGGTCGTGGACCCCCGCGACGTCGCGGTCGTCGCGGAGCACGCCGACATGCTGCAGGTCAGCACCCGCGACATGACCAGCGTCGGGCTGCTCCAGGGCGTCGGCGACGCCGGCAAGCCGGTGCTGCTCGAGCGCGGCACGACCGCGACGATCGAGGAGTGGCTGATGGCGGCCGAGTACGTCGCCCAGCGTGGCAACCTCGACGTGGTCCTGTGCGAGCGCGGCGTCCGGACCTTCGAGACCGCGACCCGCACCACCCTCGACCTCTCGGCGGTGCCGGTGGTGCAGGCGACCAGCCACCTGCCGGTCATCGTCGACCCCTCGCACGCCACCGGGCGCAAGGACCTGGTCGTCCCGCTGTCCCGCGCTGCGATCGCGGTCGGCGCGGATGGCATCATCGTCGACGTGCACCCCGACCCCGAGACCGCGCTCTGCGACGGCGCGCAGGCCCTCCCCGGCACCGAGCTGCGCGAGCTGGCCCAGGCCGTGCGCCGGCTGCCGCCGATGCTGGGCCGGGCCGACGCGAGCACCCTGGTCCGCAGCTCCTGA
- a CDS encoding DUF222 domain-containing protein: MDRIRACEDLKAQLCAAQARLSVDLDVSQCEEQTHRGVPADQRGRGVAGQVALARRESPHRGGTHLGLAKVLVHEMPHALAAMEAGVLSEWRATLVARETACLSREDRAAVDTRLFADPATAEGWGDRRLVAEAKKIGYTLDPRAVVDRARREVSERRVSVRPVPETMSQVTALLPAAQGIAVWACLGATPTGSAPG; encoded by the coding sequence GTGGATCGGATCCGGGCTTGTGAGGACCTCAAGGCGCAACTGTGCGCCGCCCAGGCCCGGCTGAGCGTGGACCTGGACGTCTCCCAGTGCGAGGAGCAGACCCACCGCGGAGTCCCGGCCGACCAGCGGGGCCGTGGGGTGGCCGGCCAGGTCGCGCTGGCCCGGCGGGAGTCCCCGCACCGCGGCGGCACCCACCTCGGGCTCGCGAAGGTCCTGGTCCACGAGATGCCGCACGCGCTGGCCGCGATGGAGGCCGGGGTGCTCTCCGAGTGGCGGGCCACCCTGGTGGCGCGGGAGACCGCCTGCCTGTCCCGCGAGGACCGCGCCGCCGTGGACACCCGCCTGTTCGCCGACCCGGCCACCGCCGAGGGGTGGGGGGACCGGCGATTGGTCGCGGAGGCCAAGAAGATCGGCTACACCCTGGACCCCCGCGCCGTGGTCGACCGGGCCCGCCGCGAGGTCTCCGAGCGCCGGGTCAGCGTCCGCCCAGTGCCGGAGACGATGTCGCAGGTCACCGCACTGCTCCCAGCCGCGCAGGGGATCGCGGTCTGGGCGTGCCTGGGCGCCACGCCGACCGGCTCCGCGCCAGGGTGA
- a CDS encoding HNH endonuclease, with protein sequence MTALESVARTFPAGLRLFLDLRDQSCRTPWCDAPVRHHDHVEDWAAGGPTTEVNGQGLCEQCNHTKQAPGWTATTDPPDPFDAESSRHRVTTTTPTGHRVTSTAPDLPRPAMQIHTLTTREQRLLELVLAV encoded by the coding sequence TTGACCGCCCTGGAGTCGGTCGCCCGGACCTTCCCCGCCGGGCTCAGGTTGTTCCTGGACCTGCGGGACCAGTCCTGCCGCACCCCCTGGTGCGACGCCCCCGTCCGCCACCACGACCACGTCGAGGACTGGGCCGCCGGTGGTCCCACCACCGAGGTCAACGGTCAGGGGCTGTGCGAGCAGTGCAACCACACCAAGCAAGCCCCCGGCTGGACCGCCACCACCGACCCACCCGATCCATTCGACGCAGAATCCAGTCGACATCGGGTCACCACCACCACCCCCACCGGGCACCGGGTCACCTCGACCGCACCCGACCTACCCCGACCCGCGATGCAGATCCACACCCTCACGACCCGAGAGCAACGACTCCTCGAGCTCGTCCTCGCCGTCTGA
- a CDS encoding glycosyltransferase family 4 protein, with the protein MTKFVDESALGVTTWDSPVRVDPLDGDGDGASSAGSGGLPSVDLYTPSADPSGMGAHMVCLAEEYLREGRRVTLMYWANDKAERMFAPMERRGARLARLPHPRDPGFAAAIADDLRRHPTEVFHLHVGTGRENWDAARTARAMRVPAVVQTLHLPWLVHNRRKRALALTALEPVDRVIMVSRRQSATYEKIGVPADRITTVPNGVQPRAWSPGRDAARRELGLRPEQPVVLTVGRLTVMKGQRDLVDAVPALVRRFPDLAVLLIGDGHLRATLQAQAERLGVEHAVRFVGHRTDARELLDAADVFVLPSRHEGMPLAALEAMEAGLPVVGTRVIGTSEAVEDGVTGLLVPPGRPPALAEALDDVLSDPLLRRRMGASGQRRYLTRFTATRMAQNTAAVYDEVLANAAVLP; encoded by the coding sequence GTGACCAAGTTCGTGGACGAGAGCGCTCTCGGAGTGACGACCTGGGACTCGCCTGTGCGGGTGGACCCGCTCGACGGCGACGGCGACGGAGCCAGCAGCGCCGGGTCCGGCGGTCTGCCGTCGGTCGACCTGTACACACCCTCCGCGGATCCCTCGGGGATGGGCGCGCACATGGTGTGCCTGGCCGAGGAGTACCTGCGCGAGGGCCGCCGGGTGACCCTCATGTACTGGGCCAACGACAAGGCGGAGCGCATGTTCGCCCCGATGGAGCGCCGCGGGGCGCGGCTCGCCCGCCTGCCGCACCCCCGGGATCCCGGGTTCGCGGCGGCCATCGCCGACGACCTGCGGCGTCACCCCACCGAGGTCTTCCACCTGCACGTCGGCACGGGTCGGGAGAACTGGGACGCCGCCCGGACGGCGAGGGCGATGCGCGTGCCGGCCGTCGTGCAGACGCTGCACCTGCCCTGGCTCGTGCACAACCGCCGCAAGCGGGCCCTGGCGCTCACCGCGCTCGAGCCCGTGGACCGGGTGATCATGGTGTCGCGCCGCCAGAGCGCGACGTACGAGAAGATCGGCGTCCCCGCCGACCGGATCACCACCGTCCCGAACGGCGTCCAACCCCGCGCCTGGTCGCCCGGCCGCGACGCGGCGCGCCGAGAGCTCGGGCTCCGTCCGGAGCAGCCGGTCGTGCTGACCGTCGGCCGGCTCACGGTGATGAAGGGCCAGCGCGACCTGGTCGACGCGGTGCCGGCGCTGGTCCGGCGGTTCCCCGACCTGGCCGTGCTCCTGATCGGGGACGGTCACCTCCGAGCCACGCTGCAGGCCCAGGCCGAGCGCCTCGGGGTCGAGCACGCCGTGCGTTTCGTCGGCCACCGCACCGACGCACGCGAGCTGCTCGACGCCGCCGACGTGTTCGTGCTGCCCTCGCGGCACGAGGGCATGCCCCTCGCCGCGCTCGAGGCGATGGAGGCCGGGCTGCCGGTCGTCGGCACCCGGGTGATCGGCACCTCCGAGGCGGTCGAGGACGGCGTGACCGGACTCCTGGTGCCGCCGGGACGGCCACCGGCGCTCGCCGAGGCCCTGGACGACGTGCTGAGCGACCCGCTCCTGCGCCGACGGATGGGAGCGTCCGGGCAGCGCCGCTACCTGACCCGCTTCACGGCGACGAGGATGGCGCAGAACACGGCTGCCGTGTACGACGAGGTGCTCGCGAACGCTGCGGTGCTGCCGTGA
- a CDS encoding Gfo/Idh/MocA family protein yields the protein MTQRLRVGCVGTGFIAGKHLAALSAFDDVDIVAVADAVAPRAVAVAAEHDARSYADGQTLMDTEDLDAVWFCVPPFAHGVLEETAVRRGLPFFVEKPLAHDLATAERLALLIEDAGLTTAVGYHWRYLDLVDRARELVADRPPVLVSGFWLDGTPPVPWWVDRDRSGGQLVEQTTHVLDLARLLVGEVSEVVAAHVPAEDDEHVPLASTVSLRFRSGAVGGVSSARVLPSRHRVGLHLVGEGYALELTEAAIVDHRLTVTTAAGSVSERSLQDPIAAEDRAFLDAVAGRGDDVRSPYAEALRTHALACAAERPAS from the coding sequence GTGACCCAGCGGCTGCGGGTGGGGTGCGTCGGCACCGGGTTCATCGCCGGCAAGCACCTGGCCGCGCTGTCGGCGTTCGACGACGTCGACATCGTGGCGGTGGCCGACGCCGTGGCGCCCCGGGCCGTGGCGGTGGCCGCCGAGCACGACGCCCGGTCCTACGCCGACGGCCAGACGCTGATGGACACCGAGGACCTCGACGCGGTCTGGTTCTGCGTCCCGCCCTTCGCGCACGGCGTGCTGGAGGAGACGGCCGTACGGCGCGGCCTCCCGTTCTTCGTCGAGAAGCCCCTGGCCCACGACCTCGCCACCGCGGAGCGCCTCGCGCTGCTGATCGAGGACGCCGGGCTGACGACGGCGGTCGGCTACCACTGGCGCTACCTCGACCTGGTCGACCGGGCCCGCGAGCTCGTCGCGGACCGGCCGCCGGTCCTGGTCAGCGGCTTCTGGCTCGACGGGACCCCGCCGGTGCCGTGGTGGGTCGACCGGGACCGGTCGGGCGGACAGCTGGTCGAGCAGACCACCCACGTGCTCGACCTGGCCCGGCTGCTGGTCGGCGAGGTGAGCGAGGTGGTCGCCGCCCACGTGCCCGCCGAGGACGACGAGCACGTGCCGCTGGCCTCCACGGTCTCGCTCCGCTTCCGCTCCGGGGCGGTCGGCGGCGTGTCGTCGGCGCGGGTGCTGCCCTCGCGCCACCGCGTCGGCCTGCACCTGGTGGGGGAGGGCTACGCGCTCGAGCTCACCGAGGCCGCCATCGTCGACCACCGGCTGACCGTCACCACCGCGGCCGGGTCGGTCTCCGAGCGGAGCCTCCAGGACCCGATCGCCGCCGAGGACCGGGCGTTCCTCGACGCGGTCGCCGGGAGGGGCGACGACGTCCGCAGCCCGTACGCCGAGGCGCTGCGCACCCACGCGCTCGCCTGCGCCGCCGAGCGGCCCGCGTCGTGA
- a CDS encoding zinc-dependent alcohol dehydrogenase, with the protein MTAARTCRSLGVRAPFEPAFFELELPEVEDGGVRVVTRWSGLSAGTELAYVKGTDPGFTSYRDPDLGVFVPGRASRSFPVRAMGYMEVGEVVETRRDDVAVGSLVGAAYGHRSEHVLGPADVLVPVPEDVDPVLGIYLAQMGPICANGLLHAAAELAPGEDVALGDGVRDRRVVVTGAGVVALLSALLAQEHGAAEVVVADPDPRRLEVAGRLGLETVDTSATELWRWAKGRWRHGPGDRGADLVLQCRGQSAVLHEALRALRPQGTVIDLAFYQGGAADLRLGEEFHHNGLTIRCAQIARVPRGLAPSWDRQRLAAETARLLRSRGEDLRRVLVTDVVPVDEAPAAILALARRERATTQMVLAFD; encoded by the coding sequence GTGACCGCCGCCCGCACCTGCCGCTCGCTGGGGGTCCGCGCCCCCTTCGAGCCGGCGTTCTTCGAGCTCGAGCTGCCCGAGGTCGAGGACGGCGGCGTCCGGGTGGTCACCCGCTGGAGCGGGCTGTCCGCCGGCACCGAGCTGGCCTACGTGAAGGGCACCGACCCCGGCTTCACGTCCTACCGCGACCCCGACCTCGGCGTCTTCGTCCCGGGGCGAGCCTCGCGCAGCTTCCCGGTGCGCGCCATGGGCTACATGGAGGTCGGCGAGGTGGTCGAGACCCGCCGCGACGACGTCGCCGTGGGCTCGCTCGTCGGCGCGGCGTACGGCCACCGCTCCGAGCACGTGCTCGGCCCGGCCGACGTGCTCGTGCCGGTGCCGGAGGACGTCGACCCGGTGCTCGGGATCTACCTCGCGCAGATGGGGCCGATCTGCGCCAACGGCCTGCTCCACGCCGCGGCCGAGCTGGCTCCCGGCGAGGACGTCGCGCTCGGCGACGGGGTCCGCGACCGGCGGGTGGTCGTCACCGGGGCCGGGGTGGTCGCACTGCTCTCCGCCCTGCTCGCCCAGGAGCACGGCGCCGCCGAGGTCGTGGTGGCCGACCCCGACCCACGGCGGCTCGAGGTGGCCGGGCGGCTGGGCCTGGAGACCGTCGACACGAGCGCGACCGAGCTGTGGCGCTGGGCCAAGGGCCGGTGGCGGCACGGCCCCGGCGACCGCGGCGCCGACCTGGTCCTGCAGTGCCGCGGCCAGAGCGCGGTGCTCCACGAGGCGCTGCGCGCGCTGCGCCCGCAGGGCACGGTGATCGACCTGGCGTTCTACCAGGGCGGGGCGGCGGACCTCCGTCTCGGGGAGGAGTTCCACCACAACGGCCTGACGATCCGGTGTGCCCAGATCGCCCGGGTGCCGCGCGGTCTGGCCCCCTCGTGGGACCGGCAGCGGCTGGCCGCGGAGACCGCCCGGCTGCTCCGCAGCCGTGGCGAGGACCTGCGCCGGGTCCTGGTCACCGACGTCGTGCCGGTCGACGAGGCGCCGGCCGCGATCCTCGCCCTGGCCCGTCGCGAGCGCGCGACCACGCAGATGGTGCTCGCCTTCGACTAG
- a CDS encoding DMT family transporter: MSTAPVDRRTSLLATLVLLAMTASWGSTFFLIKDLLERVPTLDFLAVRFTIAGVVMVAVAPRALLRLSAEARRRAVVLGGVYGVAQILQTAGLAHTPASVSGFITGMYVVCTPLLAAVLLRTRITPLAWGAVALATAGLGVLTLDGFSVGYGEAITLVAAVLYALHIVGLGAWSNAQEALGMSIMQLLVIAVVCLVATAPDGIVLPDQGRDWLSIVYMALIAGALALIGQTWAQAHLPPTRCAIVMSMEPVFAAFFAVLLGGESVTARMAIGGVLVLTAMLVVEVAPRRKVEGEVQHLAV, translated from the coding sequence ATGAGCACGGCGCCGGTCGACCGGCGTACCTCCCTGCTGGCGACGCTGGTGCTGCTCGCCATGACCGCCAGCTGGGGATCGACGTTCTTCCTGATCAAGGACCTCCTGGAGCGGGTGCCCACGCTCGACTTCCTCGCCGTGCGGTTCACGATCGCGGGCGTGGTGATGGTCGCCGTGGCGCCGCGCGCCCTCCTCCGGCTCTCCGCGGAGGCCCGGCGCCGGGCGGTCGTGCTCGGCGGGGTGTACGGCGTCGCGCAGATCCTGCAGACCGCGGGCCTCGCGCACACCCCCGCCAGCGTCTCCGGGTTCATCACCGGCATGTACGTCGTGTGCACGCCGCTGCTGGCCGCGGTGCTGCTGCGCACCCGGATCACGCCCCTCGCCTGGGGCGCCGTGGCGCTCGCGACGGCGGGCCTCGGCGTCCTCACGCTGGACGGGTTCTCGGTCGGGTACGGCGAGGCGATCACGCTGGTGGCCGCGGTGCTCTACGCGCTGCACATCGTCGGGCTCGGCGCGTGGTCGAACGCCCAGGAGGCGCTGGGCATGTCGATCATGCAGCTCCTGGTGATCGCGGTGGTCTGCCTGGTCGCCACCGCGCCCGACGGCATCGTGCTGCCGGACCAGGGTCGCGACTGGCTCTCGATCGTCTACATGGCGCTGATCGCCGGGGCCCTGGCGCTGATCGGGCAGACCTGGGCGCAGGCGCACCTCCCGCCCACCCGCTGCGCGATCGTGATGAGCATGGAGCCGGTGTTCGCGGCGTTCTTCGCAGTGCTCCTGGGCGGGGAGTCGGTCACCGCCCGGATGGCGATCGGCGGGGTGCTCGTGCTCACCGCGATGCTCGTCGTCGAGGTCGCCCCGCGCCGCAAGGTCGAGGGCGAGGTCCAGCACCTGGCGGTCTGA
- a CDS encoding deoxyribonuclease IV → MPRPAQPAPALRNPVGTHVLVGKGLVAGALASAEELGCETFQVFVGNPRGWALSPGKPAEDAAFRAATAERGLRVFIHAPYLVNLGSPTASTYERSVATVAHNLRRAAEIGAEGVVVHTGSFVEPSAEEGEARYAAAMRQVRDGLLPLLDAVAGESAPWLLLEPTAGQGRSLCAGVEDLTAYLDALDHHPKAGICLDTCHVFAAGAPLDEPGGATATLDRVVEIGGPGRLRLVHANDSMDVRGAFKDRHQKLGEGHIGLGAFEELLAHPATDGVPFVLETPGSRDHGDAGIGLLKAMRVS, encoded by the coding sequence GTGCCTCGTCCCGCTCAGCCCGCGCCTGCCCTCCGCAACCCCGTCGGCACCCATGTCCTGGTCGGCAAGGGGCTGGTGGCCGGCGCGCTCGCGTCGGCCGAGGAGCTCGGCTGCGAGACGTTCCAGGTCTTCGTCGGCAACCCGCGCGGCTGGGCGCTCTCGCCGGGCAAGCCAGCCGAGGACGCGGCCTTCCGCGCGGCGACGGCCGAGCGCGGGCTGCGGGTCTTCATCCACGCGCCGTACCTGGTCAACCTGGGGTCGCCGACCGCCTCGACGTATGAGCGCTCGGTCGCCACCGTCGCCCACAACCTGCGCCGCGCCGCCGAGATCGGCGCGGAGGGCGTGGTCGTGCACACCGGGTCGTTCGTCGAGCCGTCCGCCGAGGAGGGCGAGGCGAGGTACGCCGCGGCGATGCGCCAGGTCCGCGACGGGCTGCTGCCGCTGCTCGACGCGGTCGCCGGCGAGTCGGCGCCGTGGCTGCTGCTCGAGCCCACGGCGGGCCAGGGCCGGTCGCTGTGCGCCGGCGTCGAGGACCTCACGGCGTACCTCGACGCCCTGGATCACCACCCCAAGGCCGGGATCTGCCTCGACACCTGCCACGTGTTCGCCGCGGGCGCGCCCCTCGACGAGCCCGGCGGCGCCACCGCGACCCTGGACCGGGTCGTCGAGATCGGCGGTCCGGGGCGGCTGCGGCTGGTGCACGCCAACGACTCGATGGACGTCCGCGGCGCGTTCAAGGACCGGCACCAGAAGCTCGGCGAGGGGCACATCGGGCTCGGCGCGTTCGAGGAGCTGCTCGCGCACCCTGCGACGGACGGGGTCCCGTTCGTGCTCGAGACGCCGGGGTCGCGCGACCACGGTGACGCGGGCATCGGGCTGCTGAAGGCGATGAGGGTGTCATGA